In the genome of Magnolia sinica isolate HGM2019 chromosome 2, MsV1, whole genome shotgun sequence, one region contains:
- the LOC131236464 gene encoding uncharacterized protein LOC131236464 isoform X1 — MERSEPALVPGWLKGTSGGITGSGGNLHHFASSLQSGDHSVALTGRSRSTISSNDHDTPRSSTSMERTSSTYFRRSSSSNGHMMHDKDSRSYSSFGRSHRDRDREKDLDYRFGDRDYSDSLTVTSRIEKDSLRRSQSMISAKRAEMWPRRVGNGMGNGLLVGGSITSNVHKSAFERDFPSLGAEEKQGVPEVGRVSPPISSTASQSLPVGTSAVIGSDRWTSALVEIPVIVGSNSTALSPVQQTTPANLATVPPSTTTGLNMAETLAQVPSRARTIPQLSAETQRLEELALKQSRQLIPVTPSMPKTLALNSSEKPKPKATRSGELSTVTKVGSQTSTSQLGNLALRLPARSDPSKTPQVGKLHVLKGAREKNGASPTAKESPSPTNAGRALLGVAPSAAFAPLRSPNNPKLAADRKAAALSVMQSTSADRRLPSQARSDFFNSIRKKTSANHSAATPDASLMGPTISEKSDEQTTGFNVSVSDGKDAPTSASSLGCSTENGSGPGGNCDSSEEFEPCGEKNSSSDAVDLDQEEVEFLRSLGWEENAGEEALTEEEINAFYQEYIKKRPSSKLCRRMERSKIVPLESPMGNVGGASSGLSSADPERQA; from the exons ATGGAAAGAAGTGAGCCGGCGTTAGTACCAGGATGGTTGAAGGGCACATCCGGAGGCATAACTGGCAGTGGTGGTAATCTCCACCATTTTGCATCTTCTCTGCAGTCTG GTGATCATTCAGTTGCATTGACTGGCAGAAGCAGATCAACCATTAGTTCTAACGATCATGACACTCCCCGATCTTCCACTTCCATGGAAAGAACCTCATCTACATACTTCCGCAGGAGTTCAAGTAGTAATGGTCATATGATGCATGACAAGGACTCCCGCTCTTACAGTAGTTTTGGTAGGAGCCATCGGGACAGGGATCGGGAGAAGGACCTTGATTATCGTTTTGGTGATCGTGACTATTCTGATTCTTTGACAGTTACAAGTAGGATTGAGAAAGATTCATTAAGACGTTCACAGTCCATGATTTCAGCAAAGCGTGCTGAGATGTGGCCTAGAAGAGTAGGCAATGGCATGGGCAACGGTTTGCTTGTTGGGGGTAGTATCACAAGTAACGTCCATAAATCTGCATTTGAAAGAGACTTTCCATCACTCGGAGCAGAAGAAAAACAAGGGGTTCCTGAAGTTGGCAGAGTCTCTCCTCCCATTTCGAGCACTGCTTCTCAAAGCTTGCCAGTGGGTACTTCAGCTGTAATTGGCAGCGATCGTTGGACCTCGGCCTTAGTAGAGATACCTGTCATAGTTGGAAGCAATAGCACGGCACTTTCACCTGTTCAACAAACCACGCCAGCAAATTTAGCAACCGTGCCCCCAAGCACAACAACTGGCCTCAATATGGCTGAGACGTTAGCTCAGGTCCCTTCAAGAGCTCGTACCATTCCACAG TTATCTGCTGAGACTCAAAGGCTGGAGGAATTGGCACTCAAGCAATCTCGGCAGTTGATCCCCGTCACGCCTTCAATGCCTAAAACCTTG GCTCTCAACTCTTCAGAGAAACCGAAACCCAAGGCAACAAGAAGTGGTGAGTTGAGCACTGTGACTAAGGTTGGATCACAGACCTCAACATCTCAGCTTGGCAACCTTGCTCTCCGCTTGCCAGCTAGATCCGATCCTTCCAAGACACCTCAAGTTGGGAAGCTTCATGTCCTCAAAGGTGCACGAGAAAAGAACGGTGCATCTCCGACTGCTAAAGAGAGTCCAAGTCCGACAAATGCCGGTAGAGCTTTGCTTGGCGTTGCTCCATCAGCTGCATTTGCTCCCCTGAGGAGCCCCAATAATCCAAAGCTTGCTGCTGATCGCAAGGCAGCTGCCCTGTCCGTGATGCAGAGCACCTCTGCAGATAGAAGGCTACCTTCTCAAGCTCGGAGCGATTTCTTCAATTCTATAAGGAAGAAAACCTCGGCAAACCACTCAGCTGCTACCCCAGATGCAAGCCTGATGGGACCAACCATCTCAGAGAAGTCTGATGAACAAACCACAGGCTTTAATGTTTCTGTCAGTGATGGAAAGGATGCTCCCACATCAGCTTCTAGTTTGGGTTGCTCAACCGAGAATGGCAGTGGGCCAGGTGGCAATTGTGATTCCTCTGAGGAGTTTGAGCCTTGTGGAGAGAAGAACTCAAGTTCAGATGCAGTTGACCTGGATCAGGAGGAGGTTGAATTCCTGCGATCTCTTGGATGGGAGGAAAATGCAGGGGAAGAAGCTCTGACAGAGGAGGAGATCAATGCTTTCTATCAGGAG TACATTAAGAAGAGGCCATCTTCTAAACTATGCAGAAGGATGGAGCGGTCGAAGATAGTGCCGCTTGAATCTCCTATGGGCAACGTGGGTGGTGCTTCCTCTGGATTGAGCTCAGCCGACCCGGAACGCCAAGCATGA
- the LOC131236464 gene encoding uncharacterized protein LOC131236464 isoform X2 codes for MERSEPALVPGWLKGTSGGITGSGGNLHHFASSLQSGDHSVALTGRSRSTISSNDHDTPRSSTSMERTSSTYFRRSSSSNGHMMHDKDSRSYSSFGRSHRDRDREKDLDYRFGDRDYSDSLTVTSRIEKDSLRRSQSMISAKRAEMWPRRVGNGMGNGLLVGGSITSNVHKSAFERDFPSLGAEEKQGVPEVGRVSPPISSTASQSLPVGTSAVIGSDRWTSALVEIPVIVGSNSTALSPVQQTTPANLATVPPSTTTGLNMAETLAQVPSRARTIPQLSAETQRLEELALKQSRQLIPVTPSMPKTLALNSSEKPKPKATRSGELSTVTKVGSQTSTSQLGNLALRLPARSDPSKTPQVGKLHVLKGAREKNGASPTAKESPSPTNAGRALLGVAPSAAFAPLRSPNNPKLAADRKAAALSVMQSTSADRRLPSQARSDFFNSIRKKTSANHSAATPDASLMGPTISEKSDEQTTGFNVSVSDGKDAPTSASSLGCSTENGSGPGGNCDSSEEFEPCGEKNSSSDAVDLDQEEVEFLRSLGWEENAGEEALTEEEINAFYQETFAHH; via the exons ATGGAAAGAAGTGAGCCGGCGTTAGTACCAGGATGGTTGAAGGGCACATCCGGAGGCATAACTGGCAGTGGTGGTAATCTCCACCATTTTGCATCTTCTCTGCAGTCTG GTGATCATTCAGTTGCATTGACTGGCAGAAGCAGATCAACCATTAGTTCTAACGATCATGACACTCCCCGATCTTCCACTTCCATGGAAAGAACCTCATCTACATACTTCCGCAGGAGTTCAAGTAGTAATGGTCATATGATGCATGACAAGGACTCCCGCTCTTACAGTAGTTTTGGTAGGAGCCATCGGGACAGGGATCGGGAGAAGGACCTTGATTATCGTTTTGGTGATCGTGACTATTCTGATTCTTTGACAGTTACAAGTAGGATTGAGAAAGATTCATTAAGACGTTCACAGTCCATGATTTCAGCAAAGCGTGCTGAGATGTGGCCTAGAAGAGTAGGCAATGGCATGGGCAACGGTTTGCTTGTTGGGGGTAGTATCACAAGTAACGTCCATAAATCTGCATTTGAAAGAGACTTTCCATCACTCGGAGCAGAAGAAAAACAAGGGGTTCCTGAAGTTGGCAGAGTCTCTCCTCCCATTTCGAGCACTGCTTCTCAAAGCTTGCCAGTGGGTACTTCAGCTGTAATTGGCAGCGATCGTTGGACCTCGGCCTTAGTAGAGATACCTGTCATAGTTGGAAGCAATAGCACGGCACTTTCACCTGTTCAACAAACCACGCCAGCAAATTTAGCAACCGTGCCCCCAAGCACAACAACTGGCCTCAATATGGCTGAGACGTTAGCTCAGGTCCCTTCAAGAGCTCGTACCATTCCACAG TTATCTGCTGAGACTCAAAGGCTGGAGGAATTGGCACTCAAGCAATCTCGGCAGTTGATCCCCGTCACGCCTTCAATGCCTAAAACCTTG GCTCTCAACTCTTCAGAGAAACCGAAACCCAAGGCAACAAGAAGTGGTGAGTTGAGCACTGTGACTAAGGTTGGATCACAGACCTCAACATCTCAGCTTGGCAACCTTGCTCTCCGCTTGCCAGCTAGATCCGATCCTTCCAAGACACCTCAAGTTGGGAAGCTTCATGTCCTCAAAGGTGCACGAGAAAAGAACGGTGCATCTCCGACTGCTAAAGAGAGTCCAAGTCCGACAAATGCCGGTAGAGCTTTGCTTGGCGTTGCTCCATCAGCTGCATTTGCTCCCCTGAGGAGCCCCAATAATCCAAAGCTTGCTGCTGATCGCAAGGCAGCTGCCCTGTCCGTGATGCAGAGCACCTCTGCAGATAGAAGGCTACCTTCTCAAGCTCGGAGCGATTTCTTCAATTCTATAAGGAAGAAAACCTCGGCAAACCACTCAGCTGCTACCCCAGATGCAAGCCTGATGGGACCAACCATCTCAGAGAAGTCTGATGAACAAACCACAGGCTTTAATGTTTCTGTCAGTGATGGAAAGGATGCTCCCACATCAGCTTCTAGTTTGGGTTGCTCAACCGAGAATGGCAGTGGGCCAGGTGGCAATTGTGATTCCTCTGAGGAGTTTGAGCCTTGTGGAGAGAAGAACTCAAGTTCAGATGCAGTTGACCTGGATCAGGAGGAGGTTGAATTCCTGCGATCTCTTGGATGGGAGGAAAATGCAGGGGAAGAAGCTCTGACAGAGGAGGAGATCAATGCTTTCTATCAGGAG ACATTTGCCCACCATTAA